In Dasania marina DSM 21967, the genomic window CAAGCAAGCCAAGCAACAACCCAAGGGGAACGCACCGCAGGATGAGACTAAGCAACTGGCACAACAAGCTCTGGCCGCAAAAGCTGCAAAAGCAAAAGCGCTAAACAAGCAACAACAACAGCAGGCTGAGCAAAAAGCGATACAGGCACAAATTATTCAATTGATTAATAACCACCGTATCGCAACGGCGGATGGCGACATTGCCTATCAATTTACCGATGGTAAGAAAATTAAAAAAACCTATATCACACCCTTACTGCAAACCCAGCTCAGTAAAGGTTTAATTGCTATCGCTAAACTCGGCGATAAGTACCACTTAGTGCCTGCCGTGGTTGCCGATAAAATCAAACAACGCGATGCCTCTGTGATAGTGCTAATCAATCACAAACAAGAAACCATAGACGAAGACGATCCCTACGCCGATTACCAAATACCCGATGATTTAATGTGGTAACCATTAGCCGTAAATCTCACCACTAGAAAAGATGCTTATAATTCATACGCTTATCTAAAATTAGTCTATGCTCAAACTATTAATCAATAGCAGGAGCAAGTATGAAAGCGTCAGACCTAATGGTGAAATGCCTAGAAGAAGAAGGCATAGAATATATTTTTGGTGTGCCCGGCGAAGAAAACGCCGACTTTATGATGTCGCTGGAGCACTCCGAGCAAATACGATTCATCCTCACCCGCCACGAACAAGGCGCGGCCTTTATGGCCGAAATCTACGGCCGCCTTACCGGCAACCCCGCTGGCTGTTTAGGTACCTTAGGCCCAGGGGCAACCAACTTAATCACCGGTGTCGCCGACTCGAATATGGATAGGGCGCCTATGCTGGTATTAACTGGCCAAGCGGCCTCCACCCGCCTGCATAAAGAATCCCATCAAGTCATGGATGTGGTGCATATGTTTGAGCCTGTCACCAAATGGGCTACCACTATTTGGCACCCCGAAAACATCCCCGAGATTATGCGTAAAGCGGTACGCCTAGCGCGCACTGAAAAGCCCGGCGCAGTCCATATAGAATTACCCGAAGACATAGCCAAGCTACCCTGCGATAAAACGCCATTACCGGTGCAAAAATATCGCCGCCCAGTGCCTGCCGATAAAATCATGGACCAGGCTTTTGCTCGTATTAAGCAGGCCAAAAACCCTATTATTATTGCCGGCAATGGCTGTATACGCCGCCGCGCCAGCAAGCAATTACGACTGCTGTGTGAAAAAACCCAAATCGGTGTACTCAGCACTTTTATGGCTAAAGGCTCAGTCGATATGGACGCGCCCTACTGCCTATACACCATAGGCCTAGGCGCTAAAGACATACCGGCCTGCGCCATAGACGCGGCTGACTTAGTGATCACTCTGGGCTATGACATGGTGGAATACCATCCTAAGCTGTGGAATAACGACCGCGCCAAAGACATCGTACACATAGATTTTTTACCCGCTGAAATTGATGAAAACTATCAACCGCAAATTGAAGTAGTCGGTGATTTAGCCCATGCCCTGTGGATGCTAAATGAGCGCATCGATGCCGAAGGCTACAGCTTTGACACCACTAGGCAGCAGGCGGTACGCCGTGACATGACCGATGATTTAAATCATTACGCCGACGACATTACTGAGGGCATTATTAAACCCCAAAAAGCCCTGTGCGATGTTAGAGCGGTAATGGGCCCTCACGATATTTTGCTATCGGATGTAGGCGCGCACAAAATGTGGATAGCGCGGCACTACCAATGCCACGAACCCAACACCTGCTTAATCCCCAACGGTTTTTGCTCTATGGGCTTTGCCCTACCCGGTGCCATAGCGGCCAGCTTGGTACATCCCGACCGCAATATTTTAGCCATAGCTGGCGATGGTGGCTTTCTGATGAACGTGCAAGAAATGGAAACCGCCTATAGGCTTAACTGCAATATGACAGTCATGGTTTGGGAAGATGGCGGCTACGGTTTAATTGCCTGGAAACAAACCAACGAATTTAACAAACACACCGATCTATCCTTTACCAATCCCAATTGGCTACAACTGGCCTCTGCCTTTAACTGGCACGGCCACCGCGTAGAGAATAGCGTCGACTTAAAAGCAACATTGGCAAAAGCCCTCGCGGAAAAAGGCCCCAGTTTGGTGGTTATCCCCATAGATTACCGTGAAAATATGGCCTTAACCGAACGCCTAGGGGAAATGAGCTGCCCTATATAAAAACAGACTAATAACAAAAATAAAACACGCACGATGCTGAGGTTAAAGTTTTTAACTCCGCAATAGCACAAGGTCATTGCTCCATGATGGCGGCCCTCCGGGCTGCCTTCACTCTCGACTGAGCCCGGCCCCCTGCGGGGAAAGCGGCCGGTCTCAGTCGCTCCCTCAGCGCTCATCTTTAATATTCCGCAATAACCTTGCGCCATTACCTGTATATCGTAGTGACATCACACTGCATATTTCTTAGCGAAAAAATTAAACACGCGTGATGCTAGAGGGGTGAGCCGGGTGCTGTCGCGAAATATCAAAGGGCTGGCCGCGGTAGCGGATGAGACAGCGCAGCGCTTTAAGGCTCAGTAGCGGACACGGGAACCCCGGAGGGGCCAGACCATGTAGCGGCGGCACTCGGCTCAGCCCTCGATACTAGTAAAGCATTGTGTTGGCCCAAATTGTTGCCAGTCGTAAAATCCGAAAACACAATGCTTATCTTGCTGGTCTGGCTAAGGTTTTTTAACCCGGCAATGGCCCAAGGTCATTGCTGCATGATGGCGGCCCTCCGGGCTGCCTTCACTCTCGACTGAGCCCGGCCCCCTGCGGGGAAAGCTGCCGGTCTCAGTCGCGCCCTCAGCGCTCATCTTTGATATTCCGCAATAACCTTGCGCCATTACCTGTATATCGTAGTGACATCACACTGCATATTTCTTAGCGAAAAAATTAAACACGCACGATGCTAGAGGGGTGAGTCGGGTGCTGTCGCGAAGTATCAAAGGGCTGGCCGCGGGAGTGGATGAGACAGCGCAGCGCTTTAAGGCTCAGTAGCGGACGCGGAAACCCCGGAGGGGCAGACCATGTAGCGGCGGCATCCGGCTCAGCCCTCGGTTTAAAGCGCCGTAAGCTCAAATGGATATTTCTCACAGGCAATAAAAAAGCCCTTACCTAGGTAAGAGCTTTTTCACTGTTAAACTAGCGACCTTCACACGATCGCTATTACGCAATATGAATCAACTAATATCGAACCAAGTGGATTTCAATTCACTGTAATCATCAAAGGCGTGCAAAGACTTATCACGGCCATTACCTGACTGTTTAAAACCACCAAAGGGCACGGTAATATCACCGCCAAAATAATTATTCACCCATACTGAGCCCGCTTCTATTTCAGCGGCCACTCTATGGGCGCGGCCCAAGTTATTAGTCCAAATACCGCAAGCTAAGCCATAAATAGAATCGTTGGCTATGGCCACCGCATCGGCTTCGTCTTTAAAGGGGATAGCCACTAACACAGGCCCAAACACTTCTTCTTGGGCGACTTGCATTTGGTTATTCACGCCTTTAAAAATAGTCGGTTCGTAGTAGTAACCGCCCGCAACCACTTGTGCAGCTTTACCGCCACACACTAACTCAGCACCTTCTTTGCGAGCGACATCCACATAATACTCAACCGTGTCGAATTGTTTTTTATCAATTAACGCGCCCATTACCGTGCTGGGGTCTAAGGGATTACCGGGCATGTGCGCTTTGGCTGCTTCTGCCACCTTAGCCACAAACTCATCGATAATCGACTCTTCTACCAATAAGCGTGAACCG contains:
- a CDS encoding DUF2058 domain-containing protein → MASLQDQLLKAGVVDAKKAKKLKQEQRKQAKQQPKGNAPQDETKQLAQQALAAKAAKAKALNKQQQQQAEQKAIQAQIIQLINNHRIATADGDIAYQFTDGKKIKKTYITPLLQTQLSKGLIAIAKLGDKYHLVPAVVADKIKQRDASVIVLINHKQETIDEDDPYADYQIPDDLMW
- a CDS encoding acetolactate synthase large subunit gives rise to the protein MKASDLMVKCLEEEGIEYIFGVPGEENADFMMSLEHSEQIRFILTRHEQGAAFMAEIYGRLTGNPAGCLGTLGPGATNLITGVADSNMDRAPMLVLTGQAASTRLHKESHQVMDVVHMFEPVTKWATTIWHPENIPEIMRKAVRLARTEKPGAVHIELPEDIAKLPCDKTPLPVQKYRRPVPADKIMDQAFARIKQAKNPIIIAGNGCIRRRASKQLRLLCEKTQIGVLSTFMAKGSVDMDAPYCLYTIGLGAKDIPACAIDAADLVITLGYDMVEYHPKLWNNDRAKDIVHIDFLPAEIDENYQPQIEVVGDLAHALWMLNERIDAEGYSFDTTRQQAVRRDMTDDLNHYADDITEGIIKPQKALCDVRAVMGPHDILLSDVGAHKMWIARHYQCHEPNTCLIPNGFCSMGFALPGAIAASLVHPDRNILAIAGDGGFLMNVQEMETAYRLNCNMTVMVWEDGGYGLIAWKQTNEFNKHTDLSFTNPNWLQLASAFNWHGHRVENSVDLKATLAKALAEKGPSLVVIPIDYRENMALTERLGEMSCPI